A single region of the Scyliorhinus canicula chromosome 31, sScyCan1.1, whole genome shotgun sequence genome encodes:
- the yif1a gene encoding protein YIF1A isoform X1, with the protein MAQHVSYRQPPKQRVRPPAPSTMDPNQLFDDTSAAAQAPQPGSYTVQGMDIGLPINSFLSEPVADFAMAYGTTIASQGKDIVHKELNRFVSVNKLKYFFTVDTRYVSKKLALLMFPYTHQNWELGYRVDSRLTPREDFHANAPDLYIPTMAFITYILLAGVALGIQQRFSPEVLGMCASTALVWIIIEVLVLVLALYLISVHTDLTTFDLIAYSGYKYVGMIITILGGLLFGRDGYYVALAWTSCAIMFFLVRSLRMKVLSSTSDGVTSHSSRNQLRMYVTLAVAAFQPLIIYWLTVHLIR; encoded by the exons ATGGCTCAACACGTCAGCTACCGGCAGC CTCCCAAACAGAGAGTgcggccccccgcccccagcacgATGGACCCCAACCAGCTCTTCGACGACACGAGCGCCGCGGCGCAGGCCCCCCAGCCCGGCAGCTACACCGTCCAAGGAATGGACATTGGGCTCCCAATTAACAGCTTCCTGAGCGAGCCCGTGGCAGACTTTGCCATGGCCTACGGCACGACGATCGCCAGCCAAGGAAAAGACATTGTCCATAAAGAG CTGAACAGGTTTGTGTCCGTCAACAAGCTGAAATATTTCTTCACGGTCGACACCAGATACGTCAGCAAGAAGCTGGCGCTGCTCATGTTCCCGTACACGCATCAg AACTGGGAGCTCGGATACCGCGTCGACTCCCGCCTGACCCCGCGAGAGGACTTCCACGCCAACGCTCCGGACCTGTACATTCCAA CCATGGCATTTATTACATACATCCTGTTGGCCGGGGTGGCACTGGGCATCCAGCAGAG ATTTTCTCCTGAGGTGCTGGGAATGTGTGCGAGCACTGCTCTCGTGTGGATTATTATTGAGGTTTTGGTCCTCGTCCTCGCACTCTACCTGATATCAGTACACACTGATCTTACTACGTTTGATCTTATTGCCTACAGCGGATATAAATATGTGGG GATGATAATCACCATTTTGGGCGGCTTGCTCTTTGGGCGGGATGGTTACTACGTGGCACTGGCTTGGACCTCCTGTGCTATTATGTTCTTCCTG GTCCGCTCCTTGAGAATGAAagtcctgtcctccacctccgatggcGTTACCagccacagctccaggaaccagcTACGGATGTACGTCACCCTGGCGGTCGCCGCCTTTCAACCTCTCATTATTTACTGGCTGACTGTTCACCTGATTCGGTGa
- the yif1a gene encoding protein YIF1A isoform X2 has product MAQHVSYRQPPKQRVRPPAPSTMDPNQLFDDTSAAAQAPQPGSYTVQGMDIGLPINSFLSEPVADFAMAYGTTIASQGKDIVHKELNRFVSVNKLKYFFTVDTRYVSKKLALLMFPYTHQNWELGYRVDSRLTPREDFHANAPDLYIPTMAFITYILLAGVALGIQQRFSPEVLGMCASTALVWIIIEVLVLVLALYLISVHTDLTTFDLIAYSGYKYVGMIITILGGLLFGRDGYYVALAWTSCAIMFFLRARANNEHASSLQCFGRNFTQRG; this is encoded by the exons ATGGCTCAACACGTCAGCTACCGGCAGC CTCCCAAACAGAGAGTgcggccccccgcccccagcacgATGGACCCCAACCAGCTCTTCGACGACACGAGCGCCGCGGCGCAGGCCCCCCAGCCCGGCAGCTACACCGTCCAAGGAATGGACATTGGGCTCCCAATTAACAGCTTCCTGAGCGAGCCCGTGGCAGACTTTGCCATGGCCTACGGCACGACGATCGCCAGCCAAGGAAAAGACATTGTCCATAAAGAG CTGAACAGGTTTGTGTCCGTCAACAAGCTGAAATATTTCTTCACGGTCGACACCAGATACGTCAGCAAGAAGCTGGCGCTGCTCATGTTCCCGTACACGCATCAg AACTGGGAGCTCGGATACCGCGTCGACTCCCGCCTGACCCCGCGAGAGGACTTCCACGCCAACGCTCCGGACCTGTACATTCCAA CCATGGCATTTATTACATACATCCTGTTGGCCGGGGTGGCACTGGGCATCCAGCAGAG ATTTTCTCCTGAGGTGCTGGGAATGTGTGCGAGCACTGCTCTCGTGTGGATTATTATTGAGGTTTTGGTCCTCGTCCTCGCACTCTACCTGATATCAGTACACACTGATCTTACTACGTTTGATCTTATTGCCTACAGCGGATATAAATATGTGGG GATGATAATCACCATTTTGGGCGGCTTGCTCTTTGGGCGGGATGGTTACTACGTGGCACTGGCTTGGACCTCCTGTGCTATTATGTTCTTCCTG CGTGCGCGTGCAAACAATGAACACGCAAGTAGCCTGCAGTGTTTCGGAAGAAACTTTACGCAAAGAGGATAA